From the Nitrospirota bacterium genome, the window GGAATCATATCGTCTCCTCTATCTTTCTGTTTATCTCAAGCGCCACCCTCAGTGCCTCCAGCCCGTCACGGGCAGTTACCCTGGGTTGTCTTCTGTTCATCACACACCGTGCAAAATCCCTGAGCTCTTCTTTCAGGGGCTCACTGTAGTCCAGTTTGATCTCCTCTCTCTGAATAATCCCGGAGGAATCCCTGCTGTGTCTGAATATCTCAAGGTTCTGGTAATCAAGCATTATATATTCCGAGTCCTGAAAAACCTTCAGAATCCTTTTCTTTTCAGGAGAAAGCCTGCTTGCAGTAACAAGGGCCTTAGTGCCATCCTCCATCTCCAGCCAGGCCTTGGCAACATCAAGTTTATCAGTAAGCACCTTTGCGCCAACAGCCTTGATATCTATAATGGGGCTGCGGCAGAGGGAGAGTATAATATCAATATCATGTATCATAAGGTCAAGGGTTATATCCACATCCGTTCCCCTGCCCAGAAAAGGAGAAAGCCTCTCTGCCTCAAAAAACCTCGGTGCCTCTAACTTCTCCTCAATATACAGAACTGCCGGGTTGAACCTCTCGAGATGTCCCACCTGGATAATCCTCCCGGGGCTTTCCGCTTCAGCAATGAGAGCCTCTGCTTCCTCTATCGTCCTGGTAAAGGGTTTTTCAACAAGGAGGTCTTTCCCTGCCTGCAGAGAGCTCATGGCTATTTCATGATGCGTGGTCGTGGGGGTCACAATGCTGAGGGCATCCACAAGCGGGAGGACGTCCCTGTAATTCACGAAAGCCTGACAGTGGTATTGCTCTGCAATCTCCCCTGCCCGCTCCCTATCAATGTCCACCACACCAACAAGCTCCGTCTCCTCGATTTCTGAAAAAACCCTCGCATGGTGCCTGCCAAGATATCCTGTACCTATTACCGCTACCCGTATACCCATCTACCTCTTCCTTAAACCCATCCCTGTTTTTTTCTGTATTTATGCTCTTTATGATGCAAGTCTTTGAGTCGTCTTTACAATCTCTTCCAGCTTTCTCAATGCCTTCCCCGAATCAATGACCTCCTGGGCGATCAGGGATGCATCCTTAAGGTCATCAGTCCTGCCCGAAACCATCAACGTAACAGATGCATTCATTACAACTATATCCCTTTTGGGCCCTGTTTCCCCCTTAAGAACAATCATCGTGGCCTCAGCATTCTCCCGGGCATCTCCACCTGCAATAGACTCAACAGGCGCCCTGTTAAAACCAAAGTCCTCAGGGGCAATAATCAAATTTTCTATAATTCCGTTCCTGAAACGACTCACCTTCGAGCCATCGGTGATCGTGATCTCGTCAAGCCCATCCTCGCCATGAAAAACCATCACATCCTCAGCCCCAAGATTACCGAGGACTCGGGCAAGGGGCTCTGTAAGCCTGTCCGTAAATACACCGACGGTCTGCCTCTTTGCACCTGCAGGGTTGGTAATGGGTCCGAGTATATTGAATATCGTCCTTATGCCCAGCTCCCTTCTTGGCCCCACAGCATACTTCATGGCAGGATGAAACAGGGGGGCAAAGAGGAAGCCGAAACCTGTTTCAAAGAGACACTCCTGTACCTTTTCAGGGGGAAGGTCTATCCTGACCCCCAGGGCCTCGAGCACATCTGCACTTCCCGACCTGCTTGAGACGGATCTGTTTCCATGCTTGGCAACAGGAACCCCGCACGCACTCACCACAATAGCTGCAGTCGTTGATATGTTAAAGGTATGGGCCATGTCACCGCCAGTGCCGCAGGTATCCACAACACCTTCAGGGGCATTAATCCTTGCAGCCTTCTCCCTCATAACCTTTGCTGCCCCTGTTATCTCCTCAACAGTCTCTCCCTTTATCCTCAAGGCAACAAGAAAGGCGCCTATCTGGGCATCGGTTGCCTTACCCTCCATTATCTCCCGCATGCACTCAGCCATCTCGGTCTCCGAAAGGTTGATACCCTGAACAAGCAGATTGATTGCCTCTCTGATCATTTCATCCATCCTCCTGTTAAGCAGGTTTACAGGTCATGGGGTTAATGTAACCACCTGTCACCTGTTACCCAGTTTAAGGAAATTCCTCAGCAGATCCTTGCCAACCGTTGTCAGTATTGACTCGGGGTGAAACTGCACTCCTTCAATCACATACTCCCTGTGCCTCACCCCCATTATCTCACCCTCATCTGTCCATGCAGTCACCTCAAGGGACTCCGGCAGTGTCTCCCTTTTAATAATAAGGGAGTGATAGCGGGTAGCCTCAAAGGGATTAGGCAGTCCTTCAAATATGGTCTTGCCGTCATGGTATATGAGAGATGTCTTTCCATGCATCAGTTTCGGTGCATTAATAATCTCTCCACCAAAGGCTGCACCAATGGATTGATGACCAAGACAGACCCCGAGCACCGGCTTCCTGCCGGCAAAGTAACGGATAACATCTATGGAGATACCGGCTTCCCTTGGAGTACACGGACCAGGGGAGATAACAATCCTGTCCGGATCAAGCTCCTCTATCTCCTTAACCGTTATCCTGTCATTACGATATACCCTTACCTCCTCACCAAGCTCACCGAAATACTGAACAAGGTTATAGGTAAAGGAATCATAATTATCAATCATCAGCAACATAAATTCAAAGTCCTTCCTCTGCCATATCAACGGCCTTCATCATGCCGAGGGCCTTGTTAATGGTCTCTTTATATTCGTTTTCAGGAACGGAATCAGCCACAATACCCGCACCTGCCTGCACATACAGTTTCCTACCTTTAATCACAATAGTTCTTATCGTAATACAGGTATCCGTGTTTCCCGAATACCCAAAATAACCGACTGCTCCTGCATACGGCCCCCTCTTGACAGGCTCAAGCTCATCGATAATCTCCATGGCCCTCACCTTTGGAGCTCCTGTAACAGTGCCGGCAGGAAAGCAGGAACGGAACAAATCAAAGGCATCGAGACCGTCCTTCAGGGTGCCTTCCACATTTGAGACGAGATGCATTACATGACTGTATCTCTCAACCGACATCAATTCCGTGACCTTCACACTGCCTGTCTCGGCAACCCTTCCCACATCATTCCTGCCAAGGTCTACAAGCATTATGTGCTCGGCAATCTCCTTTGGGTCTTCACGCAGTTCTTTTTCAAGCGCCCGGTCTTCATCCCCGCTAAGCCCGCGCTTTCTTGTTCCGGCAATAGGCCGCAGGTTTATATGTCTTCCTTCAAGCCTCACCAGTATCTCGGGAGAAGAGCCCACAATCCGGGCCTCTCCCGTATCCATGAAATACATATATGGCGAAGGGTTTATCACCCTCAGGGCACGGTATATATTAAAGGGGTCTACTGCACACTCCCGCTCAAACCTCTGAGAGACAACCACCTGGACAACATCGCCTGCCCACACGTACTCCTTTGCCTTCCTGACCGCTTCCTCAAAAACCTCCTCAGGGCCAAAGGAAGAGACAAACTTCCTTTCAGAGGCAGGGCTCACGGAGGTCTCTGAAACCCGGGGAACCGTCTTTAATTTCTCAATTATTGCATCTATTTTCTTCTCAGCCTCACTGTAAGCCAGCTCCGGAGAACCCTCAACATGCACAGGACAGACTATCTTCAGGCTCTGTTTGAGGTTATCAAATATCAGGACAATATCCGGCATCATGAAATACATATCCGAAAGCCCGAGAGACGGTTTGTCCCTGTCCGGAACCCTCTCGAAAAACCTGACCATCTCATAGCCTATATAACCCACAAGTCCGCCGTAAAAGCCGGGCAGTCCTTCAACCACAACAGGTTTATAAATGGCCAGCTCTTCTTCCAGGGCATCCAGGGGGTCGGCATATACTGACTTTTTTACTGACTCGCCATCCTGAATAACCTCGACATTGTTTCCTCTGGCCCGGATTATCTTTCTCGCAGATATGCCGAGGAAGGAATACCTTCCCCACTTTTCTCCCCCCTCAACGCTCTCAAACAGGAAAGATGGTGACGTAAAGAGTTTTAGATACGCAGAGACCGGTGTCTCCATATCTGCAAGTATCTCC encodes:
- a CDS encoding Gfo/Idh/MocA family oxidoreductase; the protein is MGIRVAVIGTGYLGRHHARVFSEIEETELVGVVDIDRERAGEIAEQYHCQAFVNYRDVLPLVDALSIVTPTTTHHEIAMSSLQAGKDLLVEKPFTRTIEEAEALIAEAESPGRIIQVGHLERFNPAVLYIEEKLEAPRFFEAERLSPFLGRGTDVDITLDLMIHDIDIILSLCRSPIIDIKAVGAKVLTDKLDVAKAWLEMEDGTKALVTASRLSPEKKRILKVFQDSEYIMLDYQNLEIFRHSRDSSGIIQREEIKLDYSEPLKEELRDFARCVMNRRQPRVTARDGLEALRVALEINRKIEETI
- the trpD gene encoding anthranilate phosphoribosyltransferase, with the protein product MIREAINLLVQGINLSETEMAECMREIMEGKATDAQIGAFLVALRIKGETVEEITGAAKVMREKAARINAPEGVVDTCGTGGDMAHTFNISTTAAIVVSACGVPVAKHGNRSVSSRSGSADVLEALGVRIDLPPEKVQECLFETGFGFLFAPLFHPAMKYAVGPRRELGIRTIFNILGPITNPAGAKRQTVGVFTDRLTEPLARVLGNLGAEDVMVFHGEDGLDEITITDGSKVSRFRNGIIENLIIAPEDFGFNRAPVESIAGGDARENAEATMIVLKGETGPKRDIVVMNASVTLMVSGRTDDLKDASLIAQEVIDSGKALRKLEEIVKTTQRLAS
- a CDS encoding aminodeoxychorismate/anthranilate synthase component II, whose protein sequence is MLLMIDNYDSFTYNLVQYFGELGEEVRVYRNDRITVKEIEELDPDRIVISPGPCTPREAGISIDVIRYFAGRKPVLGVCLGHQSIGAAFGGEIINAPKLMHGKTSLIYHDGKTIFEGLPNPFEATRYHSLIIKRETLPESLEVTAWTDEGEIMGVRHREYVIEGVQFHPESILTTVGKDLLRNFLKLGNR
- the trpE gene encoding anthranilate synthase component I, with product MMYPDYKTFLSLTGRGNLIPVYREILADMETPVSAYLKLFTSPSFLFESVEGGEKWGRYSFLGISARKIIRARGNNVEVIQDGESVKKSVYADPLDALEEELAIYKPVVVEGLPGFYGGLVGYIGYEMVRFFERVPDRDKPSLGLSDMYFMMPDIVLIFDNLKQSLKIVCPVHVEGSPELAYSEAEKKIDAIIEKLKTVPRVSETSVSPASERKFVSSFGPEEVFEEAVRKAKEYVWAGDVVQVVVSQRFERECAVDPFNIYRALRVINPSPYMYFMDTGEARIVGSSPEILVRLEGRHINLRPIAGTRKRGLSGDEDRALEKELREDPKEIAEHIMLVDLGRNDVGRVAETGSVKVTELMSVERYSHVMHLVSNVEGTLKDGLDAFDLFRSCFPAGTVTGAPKVRAMEIIDELEPVKRGPYAGAVGYFGYSGNTDTCITIRTIVIKGRKLYVQAGAGIVADSVPENEYKETINKALGMMKAVDMAEEGL